One genomic segment of Rhodohalobacter mucosus includes these proteins:
- a CDS encoding serine hydrolase domain-containing protein produces MNRQYSFIIVLSLLSWIMVSCQGFEQHIERSPSNNDFTDRVDSLVISTMNRYNIPGLAIGLVSGDSIRYAKGYGIKTIQDTLPVTEFSNFHTASISKLITAQAIMMLVEENRISLDDRLPARVPNLRYSDKRVEEITIRQLLNHTSGLPDVSSYEWGNNHQSDRSLEQYVLSLNLKPEMDPSSQYHYSNLAYNILGYVIERVTGTSFELYVKEHILDPNGMSGSDFRYYLIPDSLRTSPHSKNWLTGNVYVRKTYPYTREHGASSTLNSSASDLSKWMISFMESMIANNGENVFTQMTQPDFRAYPYIGLGFQLGTLESRATIGHYGGDKGYRSYLLMIPEEETGLVLLANCDYNEDFRQEILHPLAGLMLKNN; encoded by the coding sequence ATGAACAGACAGTACTCATTCATTATCGTTCTGTCACTCCTGAGCTGGATCATGGTATCGTGCCAGGGATTTGAGCAGCATATTGAAAGAAGTCCATCCAATAATGACTTTACGGATCGTGTTGACTCACTGGTCATCAGTACAATGAACCGGTATAACATTCCGGGGCTTGCCATTGGACTGGTATCCGGCGATTCAATCAGGTACGCAAAGGGGTATGGAATAAAAACGATTCAGGATACGCTTCCGGTGACGGAATTTTCAAATTTTCATACGGCATCCATCAGCAAGCTGATTACGGCGCAGGCCATCATGATGCTGGTTGAAGAGAATAGGATTTCCCTGGATGATCGGTTGCCGGCACGGGTTCCCAATTTGAGGTACAGTGACAAACGGGTGGAAGAGATAACGATCCGGCAGCTGCTGAACCACACCTCGGGGCTGCCCGATGTTTCCAGCTATGAGTGGGGAAATAATCATCAGTCCGACCGGAGTCTGGAGCAGTATGTTCTGAGCCTGAACCTGAAACCCGAAATGGACCCTTCCTCTCAATATCACTACAGTAATCTGGCATACAACATCCTGGGCTATGTTATCGAAAGAGTAACCGGAACGTCATTTGAACTCTATGTGAAAGAACATATTCTTGACCCGAATGGAATGAGCGGCAGTGATTTCAGATATTATCTGATTCCCGACTCGCTGAGAACATCTCCTCACTCAAAAAATTGGCTCACCGGAAATGTTTATGTTCGGAAAACATATCCCTATACCAGAGAGCACGGCGCAAGCAGTACGCTGAATTCATCAGCATCGGATTTGAGCAAGTGGATGATTTCGTTCATGGAATCGATGATTGCAAATAACGGTGAGAACGTGTTTACACAGATGACCCAGCCGGATTTTCGTGCCTATCCGTACATTGGTTTGGGATTTCAATTGGGCACCCTGGAATCCCGGGCAACCATTGGCCACTATGGGGGCGATAAGGGGTACAGGAGCTACCTGCTGATGATACCGGAAGAAGAGACAGGATTGGTACTGTTAGCCAACTGCGATTACAATGAAGATTTCAGGCAGGAGATACTGCACCCGCTTGCCGGACTTATGCTAAAGAATAACTAA
- a CDS encoding efflux RND transporter permease subunit, producing MKLIDISIRRKVTIAMFTVGVILFGMVSLSRLNVNLLPELSYPTLTVRTDFEGAAPVEVENLITKPIEEAVGVVKGVQQVRSISRAGQSDVVLEFAWGTDMSFANLDVMAKLDAVNLPLDAEKPVTLRFDPTLEPILRYALYYDNDFPEEEEQVSPFDFASQQDLSSPDAISRLKGLRVLGDEELKKNLESAQGVASVKISGGLEEEIQVNIDQQRLSYLNIPIESVAQILSAENVNLSGGRLEEGAQQYLVRTLNEFQTVDQIRNVVVASDSGNVIYLKDVADVVQSYKEREAITRLNGAEAVEIAIYKEGDANTVAVANAVNERMAAIQSILPAGMKLVKVYDQSVFISSAVNEVRNAGIIGGILAVLVLYFFLRNFWTTVIISVSIPVSIIATFNLMYGNDISLNIMSLGGIALGIGMLVDNSIVVLENIARHREQGKGIVEAAREGAGEVGMAVIASTLTTIAVFFPLVFVQGIAGQLFRDQALTVTFSLLASLVVAITLIPMLSSIGGDKKTLDPLDLKEPRTRLGRGLRAVRMFLFYTVPTAFTKLFKFIARWVSTITRTLFSPFVYAFDKSYKFTEKRYTSLLNWSLNHKAVVLTSALIIFAGSIALVPRIGVELIPQLSQGEFSVEFQLPPGTPIEQTDRALRTVQESVRSYDDVRTTFAVAGTGNRMDANPNQGGENWGQLNVTLASGATSAEEEHTMEKMRASLGQIPGLQYKFGRPELFSFKTPIEIEISGFDLNDLKRASDAVAARLSANDRFADVKNTMETGSPELQIHFDRDRAAAFGLQVHEVADRVVSNVRGDVATRYSWRDRKIDVLVRARESDRASIDEITRLIVNPGSDRPIPLSAIASVEIANGPGEIRRVSQQRVAVVSANLSYGDLGEAAGEVQSILSETAMPAGVFADIGGQNEEMSDSFRSLLFALSLAIFLVYLVMASQFESLLHPFIILFSIPLALVGAILALYVTGSTISVVVFIGLILLAGIVVNNAIVLIDLINQMRRKGTEKIEAIMEGGKSRLRPILMTTLTTTLGLLPLAIGFGDGAELRAPMGITVIGGLLVSTLLTLVVIPVMYAIVDRKQYPTGTDTDTVNGTETA from the coding sequence ATGAAACTCATTGACATATCCATCCGCCGGAAAGTAACCATTGCTATGTTCACCGTGGGCGTCATCCTGTTTGGGATGGTTTCCCTCTCCCGCCTGAACGTTAACCTTCTTCCCGAGCTCAGCTACCCTACCCTTACCGTCCGAACCGATTTTGAGGGTGCCGCTCCCGTTGAAGTTGAAAACCTGATTACCAAACCCATTGAGGAGGCTGTGGGTGTGGTAAAAGGCGTTCAGCAGGTTCGATCCATCTCACGCGCCGGTCAGTCGGATGTGGTGCTTGAGTTTGCCTGGGGGACGGACATGAGCTTCGCCAATCTGGACGTAATGGCCAAGCTGGATGCGGTTAACCTTCCGCTTGACGCTGAGAAGCCGGTTACACTCCGGTTTGATCCCACGCTCGAGCCGATTCTGCGCTACGCTCTCTACTATGACAATGATTTTCCTGAGGAAGAAGAGCAGGTATCCCCATTTGATTTTGCTTCACAGCAGGACCTTTCAAGTCCCGATGCCATATCGCGTCTGAAGGGTCTGCGGGTACTGGGTGATGAAGAGCTGAAGAAAAACCTGGAATCCGCTCAGGGCGTCGCCTCTGTAAAGATAAGCGGGGGACTCGAAGAGGAGATTCAGGTGAATATCGATCAGCAGAGGCTCTCCTACCTGAATATTCCGATTGAGTCTGTCGCACAGATTCTCTCGGCCGAGAATGTGAACCTCTCGGGAGGTCGGCTGGAGGAGGGCGCACAACAGTACCTGGTTCGAACGCTGAATGAATTTCAAACGGTAGATCAGATTCGAAATGTGGTTGTCGCGAGCGATTCCGGTAACGTGATCTATTTGAAAGATGTAGCGGATGTGGTTCAATCCTATAAAGAGAGGGAGGCGATCACACGACTGAACGGTGCCGAAGCCGTAGAGATCGCCATCTATAAAGAGGGCGATGCCAATACCGTAGCCGTTGCCAACGCGGTAAATGAACGCATGGCAGCCATTCAATCCATTCTGCCCGCCGGCATGAAGCTCGTAAAGGTGTATGATCAATCCGTATTTATCTCATCGGCGGTGAATGAGGTAAGGAATGCAGGGATCATCGGGGGTATACTGGCCGTGCTGGTTCTCTATTTTTTCCTCCGCAATTTCTGGACCACCGTCATTATATCGGTCTCCATTCCGGTATCCATCATCGCCACTTTCAACCTGATGTACGGCAACGACATCTCGCTGAATATCATGTCGCTTGGCGGTATCGCGCTGGGCATCGGGATGCTGGTGGATAACTCCATCGTGGTACTTGAAAATATTGCGCGCCACCGTGAACAGGGCAAGGGCATCGTGGAAGCGGCCCGCGAGGGAGCCGGTGAAGTGGGTATGGCCGTGATTGCATCCACTCTGACCACCATCGCTGTCTTTTTTCCGCTTGTTTTTGTTCAGGGAATTGCGGGTCAGCTTTTCCGGGATCAGGCGCTCACTGTGACATTCTCACTTCTGGCATCCCTGGTTGTCGCCATCACCCTGATCCCCATGCTCTCATCCATCGGCGGGGACAAAAAAACGCTTGATCCGCTGGACCTGAAAGAACCCCGGACACGGTTGGGGCGCGGCCTGCGGGCAGTGAGGATGTTTCTGTTTTACACCGTGCCCACAGCGTTTACAAAACTGTTTAAATTTATCGCACGATGGGTATCGACCATCACTCGTACCCTTTTTTCGCCATTTGTGTATGCTTTCGACAAGAGTTACAAATTCACCGAGAAGCGGTACACCTCGCTGCTGAACTGGTCATTGAATCACAAAGCCGTTGTTTTAACCTCCGCTCTGATCATCTTTGCCGGTTCCATTGCCCTGGTGCCCCGGATCGGCGTTGAGCTCATTCCGCAGCTATCCCAGGGAGAATTCTCCGTGGAGTTCCAGCTCCCTCCCGGCACCCCGATCGAGCAGACCGATCGTGCACTCAGAACCGTTCAGGAATCTGTCAGGTCGTATGACGACGTTCGCACCACGTTCGCTGTTGCAGGAACCGGGAACCGGATGGACGCCAACCCGAACCAGGGCGGCGAAAACTGGGGACAGTTAAATGTGACGCTCGCTTCCGGTGCAACCTCCGCCGAGGAAGAGCATACCATGGAGAAGATGCGTGCTTCCCTGGGTCAGATACCGGGCCTTCAGTACAAGTTTGGCCGGCCTGAACTCTTCAGCTTCAAGACACCGATTGAAATTGAGATCAGCGGTTTTGACCTGAATGACCTCAAACGAGCCAGCGATGCCGTTGCTGCCCGGCTGTCGGCCAACGACCGCTTCGCGGATGTAAAAAACACCATGGAAACGGGAAGTCCCGAACTTCAGATCCATTTTGATCGTGACCGGGCCGCTGCTTTCGGGCTGCAGGTGCACGAAGTGGCAGACCGTGTGGTGAGTAATGTGCGCGGTGATGTAGCCACCCGGTACTCCTGGAGAGACCGGAAAATCGATGTGCTCGTCCGGGCCCGGGAGTCAGACCGTGCATCCATCGACGAAATCACACGGTTGATTGTAAATCCCGGAAGCGACAGACCAATCCCGCTCAGTGCCATTGCAAGCGTTGAAATTGCAAACGGGCCGGGCGAAATCAGACGTGTTTCCCAGCAGCGTGTTGCCGTTGTGTCTGCCAACCTGAGCTATGGCGATCTGGGTGAGGCTGCCGGTGAGGTACAGAGCATCTTATCGGAAACAGCCATGCCGGCCGGTGTATTTGCGGATATTGGCGGACAGAACGAGGAGATGTCCGACTCGTTCCGTTCCCTGCTTTTTGCTCTCTCCCTGGCCATCTTCCTGGTGTACCTGGTGATGGCGTCCCAGTTCGAATCCCTGCTGCACCCGTTCATTATTCTGTTCTCTATCCCGCTGGCGCTGGTCGGAGCGATTCTCGCTCTCTATGTTACCGGCAGTACAATCAGCGTTGTGGTCTTTATCGGGCTGATTCTGCTGGCCGGTATCGTTGTTAACAACGCCATCGTCCTGATCGACCTGATCAACCAGATGAGAAGGAAGGGAACCGAAAAGATTGAAGCCATTATGGAGGGCGGGAAGTCAAGGCTGCGTCCCATTTTAATGACCACCCTCACGACAACGCTTGGCCTGCTGCCGCTGGCGATCGGCTTTGGCGATGGTGCCGAATTGCGTGCACCCATGGGTATCACGGTCATCGGCGGATTGCTGGTATCGACACTGCTCACGCTGGTTGTTATTCCGGTGATGTACGCCATCGTGGATCGCAAGCAGTATCCTACGGGTACGGACACCGATACTGTAAACGGAACGGAAACAGCCTAG
- a CDS encoding acetyl-CoA C-acyltransferase, whose amino-acid sequence MPDSFIIDAIRTPIGNFRGTLSPVRTDDLAAHVIRELMKRNHALEPELINDVIMGCANQAGEDNRNVARMALLLAGLPFTVPGETVNRLCASGMSAVIHAHRAIAAGDGDLFISGGVEHMTRGPWVISKVSRPFGNDAEMHDSSFGWRFINPKMEELYGTEGMGNTAENLVELYGISREDQDKFAAWSQKKAAAARESGRLGEEIAAVEIPQRKKDPVVFDMDEFIRAGTTTDVLAGLRPAFKKDGSVTAGNSSGLNDGAAAMLIASEKGVKDNQLKPLARIVASGVAGVEPRIMGIGPVFASEIALNKAGLSLDDMDIIELNEAFAAQALACTRKMGLQDNDMRINPNGGAIALGHPLGMSGTRILQTAAIELHKQKKKYALVTLCIGVGQGYATIIERV is encoded by the coding sequence ATGCCAGATTCCTTTATCATCGACGCCATTCGAACTCCCATCGGTAATTTTCGTGGCACGCTTTCGCCGGTTCGAACGGATGACCTGGCTGCTCATGTGATCCGTGAACTGATGAAAAGGAACCATGCACTGGAGCCGGAGCTCATAAACGATGTAATTATGGGATGCGCGAACCAGGCGGGCGAAGACAACCGGAATGTGGCGCGTATGGCGCTGCTCCTTGCCGGCCTGCCCTTTACGGTACCGGGCGAAACGGTAAACCGCTTATGCGCATCGGGGATGTCGGCCGTGATTCATGCACACCGCGCCATAGCAGCGGGCGACGGCGACCTGTTTATCAGCGGCGGTGTGGAGCACATGACCCGCGGACCCTGGGTTATTTCCAAGGTATCCAGGCCGTTTGGCAACGATGCTGAGATGCACGACTCCAGCTTTGGATGGCGGTTTATCAACCCGAAAATGGAGGAGCTCTATGGAACCGAGGGCATGGGCAACACGGCCGAAAACCTTGTGGAGCTGTACGGAATTTCCAGGGAGGATCAGGACAAATTTGCGGCATGGTCGCAGAAAAAAGCGGCCGCTGCGCGAGAATCCGGACGGCTTGGGGAAGAGATCGCAGCAGTTGAAATACCGCAGCGGAAAAAAGATCCGGTTGTTTTTGACATGGATGAATTTATTCGTGCAGGAACCACGACCGATGTGCTGGCCGGACTGCGTCCCGCTTTCAAAAAAGACGGAAGCGTAACCGCGGGCAACTCTTCCGGACTGAACGACGGTGCCGCTGCCATGCTGATTGCATCCGAGAAGGGAGTCAAAGACAACCAATTGAAACCCCTCGCGCGCATCGTGGCTTCGGGAGTAGCAGGCGTAGAACCACGCATTATGGGTATTGGTCCGGTTTTCGCCTCAGAAATCGCGCTCAATAAGGCAGGGCTATCGCTTGACGATATGGATATCATCGAGCTGAACGAAGCTTTTGCTGCACAGGCACTGGCCTGCACCCGCAAAATGGGGCTTCAGGACAATGATATGCGTATCAACCCGAACGGCGGCGCCATTGCACTCGGCCACCCCCTTGGTATGAGCGGCACGCGCATCCTGCAGACAGCTGCCATTGAACTGCATAAACAGAAGAAAAAATACGCACTGGTCACCCTCTGCATCGGAGTGGGCCAGGGATATGCCACCATTATTGAGCGGGTCTGA
- a CDS encoding O-acetylhomoserine aminocarboxypropyltransferase/cysteine synthase family protein encodes MSTNGQPKTYKFETLQLHAGQEPDPTTGSRAVPIYQTTSYQFDDTDHAATLFALKEFGNIYTRIMNPTTDVFEKRIAALEGGAAAVGTASGQSAQFLAMITLAQSGDNIVSTPNLYGGTYNQFKVTLPRLGIDVRFVGEDDNPEDFEAAIDDKTRAIYVESIGNPKGNVPDFEKISAIAKKHGVALVVDNTFGAGGAIARPIDHGANVVVESATKWIGGHGTSIGGVIVDAGNFNWGNGRYPLFTDPSPAYHGLNFWEVFGEEGPFGNIAFAIRARVEGLRDVGPAQSPFNSFLLLQGLETLSLRAERHAENALKLAQWLDGRDEVAWVNYTGLSSHPHHENGKKYLRGGRFGAVLTFGVEGGYEAARGFIEGVELASHLANVGDAKTLVIHPASTTHQQLTEEEQASSGVKEDLIRVSVGIEHIDDIIGDFEQAFKKIKIEA; translated from the coding sequence ATGAGCACAAACGGACAACCAAAGACCTACAAATTCGAAACCCTGCAGCTTCATGCAGGACAGGAACCCGATCCCACCACCGGCTCGCGGGCGGTGCCGATCTATCAAACCACCTCATATCAGTTCGACGATACCGATCACGCTGCCACACTCTTTGCACTGAAAGAATTCGGCAACATCTACACACGGATCATGAATCCCACAACCGACGTTTTTGAAAAGCGCATTGCAGCTCTGGAGGGAGGTGCAGCGGCCGTAGGCACCGCGTCGGGTCAGTCCGCACAGTTCCTGGCCATGATCACCCTGGCCCAGTCGGGAGACAATATTGTATCCACGCCCAACCTCTACGGTGGCACCTACAACCAGTTTAAGGTGACCCTGCCGCGCCTGGGCATTGATGTGCGATTTGTGGGCGAAGATGATAACCCGGAGGATTTTGAGGCCGCCATCGACGACAAAACGCGCGCAATTTATGTTGAGAGCATCGGAAACCCGAAAGGAAATGTGCCCGACTTTGAAAAGATCTCAGCCATCGCCAAAAAACACGGCGTAGCCCTGGTGGTCGACAACACCTTCGGAGCCGGCGGTGCCATCGCGCGGCCCATCGACCACGGTGCCAACGTAGTGGTGGAATCAGCAACCAAGTGGATCGGCGGACATGGTACCAGCATCGGAGGCGTGATTGTGGACGCAGGCAACTTCAACTGGGGCAACGGACGCTATCCGCTCTTTACAGATCCATCTCCTGCTTACCATGGGCTCAATTTCTGGGAAGTCTTCGGTGAAGAAGGTCCGTTTGGAAACATCGCGTTTGCCATTCGTGCGCGCGTAGAGGGCCTGCGGGACGTGGGTCCGGCTCAGTCGCCCTTCAACAGCTTTCTGCTGCTGCAGGGACTGGAAACCCTCTCGCTGCGGGCCGAGCGTCACGCCGAAAATGCACTGAAACTGGCTCAGTGGCTCGATGGCCGTGATGAGGTGGCCTGGGTCAACTACACGGGGCTTTCTTCCCACCCGCACCACGAAAATGGGAAGAAGTATCTGCGCGGGGGACGATTCGGTGCGGTGCTCACCTTTGGTGTGGAAGGTGGTTATGAGGCGGCCCGCGGGTTCATCGAAGGCGTAGAACTGGCCAGCCACCTGGCCAACGTGGGCGACGCCAAAACACTGGTGATTCACCCGGCATCCACCACGCATCAGCAGCTTACGGAAGAGGAGCAGGCCTCCAGCGGGGTGAAGGAGGACCTGATCCGCGTCTCCGTCGGAATCGAACATATCGACGATATCATCGGTGACTTCGAGCAGGCTTTTAAGAAGATTAAAATAGAGGCTTAA
- a CDS encoding GNAT family N-acetyltransferase — translation MKKMNNNIRKAVPKDLNRCTEIRGLTRDNPIDRATLIAIGVTEEAWAIKLEKGEYIGVVAEEKGEIVGYCFGDTQTGEILVLALLPKYEGAGLGRHLLSKVMEELFSAGLSELWLAASSDPQIRAYGFYRHLGWQPSNTYDDNGDEILTYFKI, via the coding sequence ATGAAAAAAATGAACAATAACATCAGAAAGGCTGTACCTAAAGACCTCAATCGGTGTACCGAAATCCGCGGGTTAACACGGGATAATCCGATTGACAGAGCGACACTAATAGCAATCGGAGTTACGGAAGAAGCATGGGCTATAAAACTAGAGAAGGGTGAATATATCGGTGTAGTTGCCGAAGAAAAGGGAGAAATCGTTGGTTATTGTTTCGGTGATACGCAAACAGGGGAGATCCTGGTTTTGGCTTTGCTTCCAAAGTACGAAGGTGCTGGTTTGGGGCGTCATTTGTTGTCCAAAGTTATGGAAGAGTTATTTTCTGCAGGACTCTCTGAACTGTGGCTTGCGGCTTCATCTGACCCACAAATCAGAGCATATGGCTTTTACAGACATCTGGGATGGCAGCCATCAAATACATATGACGATAATGGGGATGAGATACTCACATATTTTAAGATATAA
- a CDS encoding efflux RND transporter periplasmic adaptor subunit: MTFTRNLLSLALLLGALFTLQACSSNGNTEDNTEDDIPIIPVEVSSVSRGDISAYYSNTATLDAEQEATVVSKVRGIIETLHVEEGDRVQAGQVIAKIEDDQYQIEVNRAKATLDRLESEYQRNKSLFERELIAAEVYQNAKFEYESQKATYDLAVLNLEHTSVRSPISGVISMRYVKSGNMVTIDQQLYRVSDFSPLQAILHVPEHEMSKIKKDQRVELRADAIPGETFVGHVERTSPVVDSETGTFKVTIYVDETQGQLRPGMFARVKIVYDTRQNTRMIPKSAVISEDLSNSVFVIRDSLAFKKSIQTGYTNGSNVEVIGGLDDGEMVVTIGQTSLQDSSRVSVIDRI; this comes from the coding sequence ATGACGTTTACCAGGAATCTCCTCTCTTTGGCCCTGCTGCTGGGCGCACTCTTTACCCTTCAGGCCTGCAGCAGCAACGGAAACACTGAAGACAACACGGAAGATGACATTCCGATTATCCCGGTTGAGGTATCATCCGTTAGCCGGGGCGACATCTCAGCCTACTACTCCAATACCGCTACGCTCGACGCCGAGCAGGAAGCCACGGTGGTTTCAAAAGTCCGCGGCATCATCGAAACGCTTCATGTGGAAGAGGGCGACCGGGTTCAGGCCGGACAGGTTATCGCCAAAATCGAAGATGATCAGTATCAGATAGAGGTCAATCGAGCCAAAGCCACCCTCGACCGGCTTGAAAGCGAGTATCAGCGAAACAAGAGCCTGTTTGAACGCGAGCTGATTGCTGCAGAGGTATATCAAAACGCTAAGTTTGAATATGAGTCGCAGAAAGCGACCTACGACCTTGCCGTCCTCAACCTTGAGCATACCTCAGTACGTTCTCCCATCTCTGGCGTCATCTCCATGCGATACGTAAAAAGTGGGAATATGGTGACGATTGACCAGCAGCTCTATCGCGTATCCGACTTTAGTCCGCTGCAGGCAATTCTTCACGTTCCCGAACATGAGATGTCAAAAATTAAGAAAGATCAGCGGGTGGAGCTCCGTGCCGACGCTATCCCGGGCGAAACATTTGTTGGCCATGTGGAGCGGACCAGCCCGGTTGTGGATTCAGAAACCGGTACGTTTAAAGTGACCATCTATGTTGACGAGACACAGGGTCAGCTGCGGCCCGGCATGTTTGCACGGGTTAAGATTGTGTACGACACGCGCCAAAACACCCGGATGATCCCCAAATCGGCCGTCATATCGGAGGATCTCTCAAACAGTGTATTTGTGATACGGGATTCGCTCGCGTTTAAAAAATCGATCCAGACCGGGTACACCAACGGATCGAACGTGGAAGTAATCGGGGGACTGGATGACGGTGAGATGGTTGTAACCATCGGCCAGACAAGCCTGCAGGACAGCTCCAGAGTCAGCGTTATTGATCGTATATAG
- a CDS encoding Dabb family protein: MKPTTHLLILSSFILLSCNSGSGSAETDSTEEINTVIEETRQLRHVVLFEFTETSTTEDIERIEEAFAALPSQIDVIRDFEWGINNSPEGLDQGFTHCFIVTFDSEEGRDIYLPHPAHQAFVEILSPHLEDVLVVDYWAR, translated from the coding sequence ATGAAACCCACCACTCACCTACTGATTCTGTCGTCTTTCATACTCCTGAGCTGTAATTCCGGGTCAGGTTCCGCAGAAACCGATTCAACTGAAGAAATCAATACCGTCATCGAAGAAACCCGGCAGCTGCGGCATGTGGTTCTTTTTGAATTCACCGAAACATCAACTACTGAAGATATTGAGCGCATCGAAGAGGCCTTTGCAGCCCTGCCTTCGCAGATTGACGTGATCCGGGATTTTGAATGGGGAATCAACAACAGTCCCGAAGGGCTCGATCAAGGCTTTACCCACTGCTTTATCGTGACCTTCGACAGTGAGGAGGGACGGGACATCTACCTGCCGCACCCCGCTCACCAGGCCTTTGTGGAGATCCTGAGCCCGCACCTGGAGGATGTACTGGTGGTGGATTATTGGGCGAGGTGA
- the metX gene encoding homoserine O-acetyltransferase MetX: MTMNQGITITTLNKPFITESGHRFKRAEAAYKTWGELNESADNAVVICHALTGHAAADEWFPGLIGPGCAADPEEDFIVCINVPGSCYGSLGPWSVNPESGEPWRGGFPEITIRDMVRFQMQLLDQLGVKGIKRVLGGSLGGMQALEFCILDERVRSAILMAMGKAHTPWAIGISHAQRAAIMGDADWKGGFYDREKGPAGGIAAARMMAMITYRTPEDYNRKFGRKLQNEDGQFQVESYLNYQGQKLAKRFDALSYIILTKAMDTHDVSRNRGSFEEVLGRVKIPVQVIGIDSDHLYPVPEQKELASLLPNGRFSKITSDFGHDAFLIEWEQMNEVIREFKESLKSAPINAK, encoded by the coding sequence ATGACTATGAACCAGGGAATTACCATTACAACACTTAATAAGCCCTTCATCACCGAGTCGGGGCACCGGTTTAAGCGGGCGGAGGCCGCGTACAAAACGTGGGGCGAGCTCAACGAGAGCGCCGACAATGCGGTGGTGATCTGCCATGCGCTGACGGGTCATGCAGCGGCCGACGAATGGTTTCCGGGACTGATCGGTCCGGGCTGTGCCGCCGATCCGGAGGAGGATTTCATCGTCTGCATAAACGTGCCGGGCAGCTGCTACGGGTCGCTGGGGCCATGGTCCGTGAACCCCGAAAGCGGTGAGCCCTGGCGCGGCGGCTTTCCGGAGATCACCATACGCGACATGGTGCGGTTCCAGATGCAGCTGCTCGATCAGCTGGGAGTCAAGGGAATCAAACGCGTTCTGGGCGGATCACTGGGCGGTATGCAGGCACTGGAGTTCTGCATTCTGGACGAACGGGTGCGGTCGGCCATACTGATGGCCATGGGCAAGGCGCACACCCCCTGGGCGATCGGGATCAGCCATGCACAGCGCGCGGCCATTATGGGCGACGCCGACTGGAAAGGCGGTTTTTATGACCGGGAAAAGGGTCCGGCGGGAGGCATCGCGGCCGCGAGAATGATGGCGATGATCACATACCGCACGCCTGAGGACTACAACCGAAAGTTCGGACGCAAGCTGCAGAACGAGGACGGACAGTTCCAGGTGGAGTCATACCTGAACTACCAGGGGCAAAAACTGGCCAAACGGTTCGACGCGCTCTCCTACATCATCCTCACCAAAGCGATGGATACACACGATGTATCGCGCAATCGCGGCTCGTTTGAGGAAGTGCTGGGCCGGGTAAAGATCCCCGTGCAGGTGATCGGAATCGACTCCGATCACCTCTATCCCGTTCCCGAACAGAAAGAACTTGCATCCCTCCTGCCAAACGGACGCTTCTCCAAAATCACCTCCGATTTCGGCCACGACGCGTTCCTGATCGAGTGGGAGCAGATGAATGAGGTGATTCGGGAGTTTAAGGAATCGCTTAAATCAGCACCAATTAATGCAAAGTAA